Genomic segment of Perca flavescens isolate YP-PL-M2 chromosome 7, PFLA_1.0, whole genome shotgun sequence:
ACTTGATCCATggtgaaatgttgtttcatTTCACTATATACGGTGTATAtagttgaaatgacaataaaacccacttgacttgacttgactcgTACCTGTACAACATCCAGAAGAAAAATTTGCAGGGAAACATTCATGGCTGCTGTGGTAATCTGATATGGGACCTCACCCACAGCATAACACACCTTCCTGGCCTGAGGAATCCCCCCCGACCCCTGTGAAgagcagagagaagagcagacagGAAGGTGGAGGGAAATATTTCTGTTGTCTATTGAAAAATCGGTTCATATTTAGCTGATGTTTTTGCATAAACCGTTTTGATGTCCTTCTTCCAGCTGTTCTGTTCACATACTTTCATTCACACAGCTATCACAGTGAAAGCATGGGTTGCAGAATATTTAAAATTCAGATTTTAAATAAGATTTTTCTGCTCATAATACTCCCAATGATGAGAAatccatttcttttatttcagcTCATTTATGGAGCAAATATGAAGCAGTAAACAgactaaatatttatttatttatattttcagttttgtgtttCTCCACTCAATGACTGCAGGTTTGAACTTACTGTATGATTTGATGTTGGATAAGAAAGCTGCTGTCCATTTTGACAGAGGCGTATTTTGTTTTTAGACACCGGTATGTGATTTTGACAATTGTATGAAGAGTTTTGAGAAGACAAAACCTCTTGGAGCATGCATTATCTGTTTTTCAAATGGAAACAATGGAAAAATGTTAGGTTTTGTTTCGCTTACTCTCAAAACTGCACTTTTTTTCCCAGCAATGCATCAAAGCAATCCAGAAAAACAGTTATACTATTGCTGCTagaattgaaagaaaaaaacatttgtattccACATCTGAGAGAAATACATGATATAAGTTTAAATGAGATATTACAAATTTCCCTGTTCTGTTTTGAATATGAATGCAAAAGCAGGAAAAAGTTGACAAATGTTTAATTTGTAAAACTTACCGTCTGCTGACCTTCGCTGCATGAgtctctctctgcagtctgctTTAATAACTGACTCTTTAAAGTCTGTACTTGATTTGTAAAATTCTTAAGATAACTCATCATTTGAAGTCAGTCAGAATAATGCCACATGCAGACCGCCAGTTACAATCCTGCACTGCGTGTATTAGACCATAATAGCTCTCTCCACGCACACACAATGGGATTCAAGTCCCACTTGTTTGACACTGAACTCTGGTTGGTTGAAAGGCGCTGTTTCCAGCCCACCTGCCGTAGTTACAGTAAGAATGAACTGGCTCAACAACAAAGATCATTATGTAGCcttgacaaaatgtgatttaTTAGGGAgtcattttactgttttctttttaaacagttTAAGGGAGTTTGGCTGCAGGCAGGTTGGTTTTAAATTCCAGATATGAACACTAAAGATAAGTTAAGATTAAAAGACTTCCTACTGGTTCTACATGCAGCTGtatgcagatacacacatacccCTCCTTGATGTTCATGAATGCaacaatttgaatatttttctaagtgcaaaaattaaacaaaaagctATTTGAATTTTACGGTGTTAATATTTCTCTTCTGAGAATAGGGAAAAGGCCACAGGCTTATTAAACGGTCAGTAAAAAAATCACAGATATTCCTGCACTGGTAATGCGTAATGACTGGTCTGACCTCTTGTGGAACAGCACTGAAACCTTCCTCCATCAAATGAATACTGTCCatcctgctcttcctctccctgACAATTTCATGATCAGAAAAATGAGGAAGAGTTTCAaagcattttcatttatatgACCTTGTAATATTCAGCTATAATTTCATGTAAACAAATTAGAGTTTGACTTTGTGCTCCCAACCCTCTGAGGAAAAATGTATTACTGTGTCTAAAATAGAGCCCGACCAATATATTGGCGGGCTGATATTATccgccgatattaggcattttccaaactatcggtatctgcatttataatggccaataaattaatattaaaaaaaataaacggacgaaacacccttcaaccatgttctgagtgttggcgttgtatggtttgtccaccagagggcgctctacaacatccctgttggcaacactcgtgtttaaccctttaagtttcatatcttgagtttgtattatacattttatttatcagaacataatatattttgatgttcctctgttctgttgtgacaataaaactaagaagttcatttttaaactgcattatcatatttgagtgaggactcataaataaccaCAAATAACTAAAATTAAGGAAATCTGTTTTGTTACGAGTTTctggattttttctttttaaatatatatatctgcCGATATATCAGAATATCGGATTCTTAAAtgaccaaatatttgtatcgatatcggccttaaaaatcctttatcggtcgggctctagtctaaaataaaatgactgAGTACCAAACAAGAGGCTTTCATCATTCAATCTTTAATGCGGTTGATTTGCGTGATCGTGAACAAGATGACACTTTCACATCCCCATTATGAGACACACAGTTTTCTGAAAAAtctaaataacattcatcaaattttcacaaaacaaaaatttaaaaaaattaaaactaacAAGGGAACCAAATGGAAGTAATTAGTTGGCAGACAAATTGCATCCATCACTATATTATCACAGTTGAATCATGGGATGGGTATATGGGTTTAGCAATTTTGAAATATTGACATTTTAACTTTCATTTTAAATCTCATAGACCATTTAACACCATGCTATaaattggtacttttacttgcaTTGTCTTTGGCCTGACGGAGTCCATACAGCCATTTGATCACTCTTGCATTTCTCTCAATGACAGAAACGCCATAGGGAACTCGCTCTGCAGCATTGCCAGCATCTTCCTCCTCATCGTCTTCATCTTCTTTACCAGAGCCTGCACACTCGGACCCTGGAGCGCTCACGCTGCGGAAACGGGCCATGGACACAATGTCAGAATTCGATCCAGTCAACTGGAGGTCTGCAGGGTCCAAACCACACAGGTTGAAGAAGCGCTCCAGCTCGGTCCCAGCTCGGGAGTATCGGTCACTCATATCCGATTTAGACCGGGTCAGAGAGGGGCGTTTCCTCGAGCTGGAGGAGGACAAACGGGTAATCgctggggagggaggagggaaaaGAGGGAGGTTGAGGAGAGGTGAAGCAGGGACGGGGGTTTCAgctggagaggagagaggattgTCGGGTTTGGATGGAGCGACAACAGGTTTCAGAGGAGAAGGACGTGGTGTCGTCCTGGTGTGGAAGGGACGCAGGTGTGAAGGAAGTGGAAACTGGGTGTGTACAGGTATGGGCTGAAGGGGCTGCCGGATGTACTGAGGTGGTCTGGAGGGCGCCCTCGCAGGGCTGGCCTGAGGCATGACGTCCACTCTGCGTACGTGTCCTGCAGCTGGAGACCCGAGAGAGCCAGGACTCTCGACCCTAGCGGGTCCAGAGGCTTTTAATCTCACTTTAGCTGGACTGGACCAGTCAGGACGAGGGGGCGGACACGGTTTCTCCTTTTTCTGTTGTGCTCCTGCTGATGTGGGGCAAGGAGGAGAGCCGTGTGAAGTGGCAGCACCACCCAGGGCTTTACCGTCACCTGAGTTGGCAGTCGCACCATCACCATCACAGCTGATCAGGTTACTCAGATGCTCCAAGTCGAGCTGGACTCCTTCCtgctttggtttggtttgggtGGGCGTCTTCCTGGTGGGCCGCAGAGCAGTGCCAGGGTTTAGTAGAGGCTTACGCACCTCAGGAGGCCTGACTGGCTGCTGTTTCGAAAGAGCCCCCTGACTCTTGACATATTTAGCCTTGTCTGCTTCCAGCCTCTCCACCGCACTCTGCTTTGGTCTGCCTGCTGCAGTCTTGAATTGCAGGTAGAAGTCTGGCCCCACTGGCCCCTTGGGCCGCAAGCGTGGCGGTGTAGCAGCTACTGCAGTCATCGCCGGTTGCTTGCTCACTGTGTGTTGGAGAGTCTCCAAAGGCATTTCGTGAAAACTAGTCGTACCTGTCCCTCTGCACTGTCTATTCACAATTTTGTTTTCTCACCTTAAAATAAGTGTCCTTGGTTCTGCAGAAATGGCAAAGAGAAGAAGACTGTATTTGTTCCTCTGTACAGCTGCCTCATGCTCTCCTCCATTCCATTCCTGAAGAGATGTAATCTTAACATCTCAGTTGAAATCTAGTTCCCCGACTTCCTGTGGAAAAGAGAGACGTCAGTCAGGAGACAGGGAGCTCAATAAAAGAACTCAAATGAACAGTCAATAAAACATGTACCTTTGAAGACAGTCAAGTGTCTGTTTCAGACACTTTTAGTACTACAAGGACAGGACACAGCCAACTCCACAAAGACACCTTCAGCCATAAACAATCCccttgaaaagaaaagaaaaaaaaaaaaaaaaaaaaaaaactgcagccaATCACCCACTTGAACCCTTCTCTAGCTTACAAGTTCATTGGCTGCCAGCACTGCAGGATATGAACAAATACATCTTAGTCATCCATCTCTccgcagacaaacacacaataaaaccGACACTTCATTTTCAGTCAGCAGAAGCCCTGTAAAAAGAGTggcagaagtgtgtgtgagatgggGAGGTGCATCAGGACAGCTGCCAACAAGCTATTGTCTGgaggacggacacacacacacacacacacacacacacacacacacacacacacacacacacacacacacacacacacacacacacacacacacacacacacacacacacacacacacacacacacacacacacacacacacacacacacacacacacacacacacacacacacgtttgtagCAGGCTTCCTCCTGGACTACAAGCCGCTGTAGGTTAAGTAAAGCCATAACAACGAGATTCAACTTATCTCATCCCTCTTTGTGTACAGTGATAAGCCTCAAACTGCGATGAAGGTCGCAGTCATGAGCATGGTAAATGCAGGCCCTTCTGTGTATACTTGAAATAGTCTGCATCTGCCAGTCACATTCTCTACATACTTACCATTCCGGTCTGAGCCAGGCCAGAGTCCTGCTGATTGAACTGTGAACCTTACGGTACCGCCATTCTTAACCTGCCCTCAAGTCTACACATCTCCCCAGTTGACAAAAACTTAACAGCCAGCACCGTGATACATATCATTAAAAAAGGTAACGTTGGCCGGCCGGCATTACAAAGCAAAGAGGAATGCCTGGAGGGGAgtcagacaaacacaaataGAGCCACTAATTGAATGTTTCGGAGTCAAGTGCCAGCCTGTCCTGCCATTGAGAGTACGTGACAAACATGGAGCGAAGCAGGAAGCCAAATGACACACAAAGGGGGCAGGTAAACAACAGAAGAAATGTACTCAAGGCCTCCACCAGTCTTGCCCTGACAAGCTCAACTTTACTTCTATAAAAGATGTGGGTTAGTTgttagacagtttttttttttattattttggcaGGTCTACAGAAAACTCACCTTGACAGTGCCTGTTGTTCCCCTGAGTTTCTGGTTTTAGCCCAGCGAACACTGTGCTGTCCTGCTGGGGAGAACACACACATTGTCCTGTGTTTGAAAGAAGTTAGCTGCTAAAGACAAACCTGTTTGACAACTAATGTGTGCTACTCCTGAGCCCGCCTCCTCCTGCTGATTGGTCCGATGGCTCTCCTGCAAGGATACTAACCTGATAAAAACCATAAACGGACTTCTTTTGGTCACATGACCCCGCCATTGTTAACGTGCTGCTAGCTAGACGATAAGGAATTGCTGCTGGTATCATAGTTCATCTGCATGCTGACAAGCAGCTCAAAGGtctgtgttgagtgtgtgtaaagtgtgtaatAAAGTACAaagcaagcaaacaaacaatttaGACAAATTTATTATCACCAGAAAGTTATCCGACACAATAAAAGAAACGGAAATTATAATCTCTTCCTTTTacctaaaaaaaataagaaagaacAGCGACTTACaccaaatatataaaaataagacATGAACATATACAAATTTTGCAGTATTTTGTTTAAACACACGCAACAAATTTAAACTCCAAAATGTACTCAAATTCTCCTTTGTGTGATACTTTGATAATCATAAAACTGCCAAAGTTGGTCATACTCCATTCCATAAATTTGTCCATTAGTATTCATAACTAATATATTACAGCCATATACAAATTGCACATAAGAGCACAGAAAAAATGGTTACGGTAGAGTTAAAAATAACATATATTTAATATTCCTTTTACAAACCATAATGGAGGAATGAGCTGTCTTGTTCCTGGTCATACGTGCTACTGCAAATTTGCATATGTAAATGATGGTAATGTTAAGAAGCGGTAACATTAGGGTCACGGACACAGGAGTGAGTCATCTCTATAGAATCCAAACATAAATGTTAATCACTCCACATTCATCACTAACCACATACTCACACTGTAACATCTCAAAAGGTTGACCAATAAGAAGTCAATATCGTAAAGTAAAAGGTAATGACTTTTCTGCGGTTTATTGTGCTTCCTTTTGCTAAGTAGTGTGTCAGGAACAATGGCTGTGGTTCACCTTTCCGAAAAGTCTGCACGTGTTGGATCTACATTACCAACAGAAAAACAGCTTGAATACTAGAGTAATGAAAGGCCATTCGTTCTTGTTGTGCACCatcatttagaaaataaaatgctGTGTTTTGATGTTAGGGGTTAGGAGATAGCACAGTTTTTATCTTTGTCCTTTGCACCAAGGCTGTGAGCTCTTCTCCGCCTTATGCTGCCTCTCAGTCCCCAGTCTCTCTgcacctccctctcctcttcaccCTCTCTGTCTTTGCCCTCCTCAGGTTGCTGCTTTCGGAGCTGTGGGGGGAGAGGTATGGGCTGTCCCAGGAAGAAGCCCTCTTCCTCCGAGTCTGAGGATGAAGAGCACGTAGAGCAGTCTTCGTGTTTGTACTGGCTCAGCTTGAGGGTCAGTGAGGAGCCGTTGGCGGAGCCCTGgctatccctctctttctcgcCTCTCCAGTCCAGGGTGTCCAGCCGAGGCCGGTCGGGCTGCGAGCGTCGGGAGCGCCTCTCCGGGCCTGGGTGGAGAGCAGGGTCAGAGGGGATACGGCAATGGCCCCACCCTCGCTGCAGACTCCTCTGGTGATAGGAGGATCCATCTGGGTGGAAATAGAAATTGTGGCAAAAAGTAAATTAACTTGACTTCCAGACAAAGCTAATCCAGCACATTAGTGCATAAAAAGTCACCAAAATGAAGTATTTGAACGTCATAATTACATACAAAATAAGGTAAAAACTGCAAAAAGgtccacttaaaaaaaagaaaaaaagattcccTTCCACTAGGCTGGCTAGGGGCCTGTTCCCAAATTGTATTTGACTTCATATTCAACTCTCTCAAAGCCTTTTCTTACCCAGCAGATCCATTTGCGGTGGGATGCCTTTCTGTAGATGCAACCTGCTTCCGAAACCTCCGTCCACCTCATCTTCCTCCTGCTGGTTCTCCACGCCCTCTCGCAGCTCCTCCTCATTCTCGTCTTCATCCTCGTCCTCATCGACGGAGTAGCTGCTGCTGATTGGTTCTCTGAAGCTGACCCGAGCTGTGCCACTGCGAGACAGCGGGGGCGGAGAATCAGAGGGTCTGACCACTGGTAGGGGGAGGTTTGGTGGAGGGGAGTCTTGGGGCATTAAGTCACGAGACTTAACGGGCAGAGGAGGTGGCAGGACGGATGTGTTGTTGGGCGAGAGGGGAGGCGACTCCGGTGAAATGATGTGTGAGTTTTTCTGAGGAGGAAAGACTGCGGAGAGAAAATCAGGGGGGGCACATTGTTGTTAGACAGAATCAGAGGACATTCTATAATCATTTCATATTGATACTAGAGATGTTCGGTATCGGCTCCAATACTGCCTTAaacgctggtattggtatcgggaagtactggagtttatgcaccgatccgataccaagtaatatagccctaaagaaaatctacgttaaagtagtttatttaggttctttttccgttataactgtctgtcaaactggaaaataaaagaaagttctgtgtttgttcatgtttcacaaagagtttaacctgagccagactgacagcaaagatagaaataatatcacatccatacagggatagtatacagctgttaaaacataataaaatatatgacacactggtatcggatcggtactcggtatcggccgatacgcaagttcaggtatcggaatcggtatcgggaagcaaaaaatggtatcgggccatctctaattgataccatgatttttttttgtgttaagcATCAGAGTGATTTCTGATACCTTGCATTACTTGGTTCGTCCTTTCCACCCAGTTCCTACAGTCTTTAGCAGTAGAGGTTCCTCTTGAATTAAGACCAGTTAGTCCAGTATTTCCATTCCGCTCTCGCTGGAACTGGAGATCCCCGACAGGAGGTTTAATACCAGAGTCCCCTGGCAGTAAACTGTAATGTGGAAGGTCGCTGGGCCAAGATGGACCTAAGCCATTTCCTAGATGGATGTGGGGAAGAGGTGAGTACGAGCCTCTAGGATGAGGATGACCACTGGGTAAAGGAAGTCCGTTTTGAACCGGAGCAGTGCAGTGGACACCTGAGAGAAGCAGAGCAAACAAAGCGGTGACTACAAGTCTCTACAAGATACTTACAGGGTCATTTCTTGGTGGCGCGACCTACATAACATCTGAGTATGACACCAATGTAGCATCATCATCACCTCTGTTTTCCACTGCAGTATGAATGCAGTCTTTTCCAAGAGTTATAGGAGGGTTGGTGCCCTCTTGTGGCTGCAGTGGAGAACTGCACTGCGGCTGCTGGGGTTTCTCTGCTGTGTCACAGCGTCTGTGCTGAGGTTTGCTCGGCAGCGCCGAGTCACACGAGTCGGAGTTATTGGGGTCCTCGCCCAGCGAACAGGCCCTGGAGCAGAAGATGAGCCCCCCTCGAGGGAGGAAAGGGCGCCCCAGCAGAGGCAGTTGACAGCGGGCGCAGCAGAAACACGACTCCACGGCGTGCCAGTGCTGACCCTCATATGTCATCTGGCCCTGATCGATACCTGAGAGGAAATTAGTTCATGATTACACGTCATTTGAAAGCTCTCTGTTACCttagtgtgtgtatacagtatgtattcatATCAGTAGTACTGCCGTTTTGATTGGTTCAGCCCTATTTGAACTCATtgtactaataccacacaaCCACCACTTCATTCTAgttaatttaaatattaatgaatGAGTATGAGTGAAAGATCATACTTATCGTAAATTTAAGAATTTTATAGCTAGGATAAATAAAGCATTTATAACATCTGTGATATTTAATGCTAAACAGGGGGGACTTAAGATTAAAGTGTTTCCAAAGAAATAGTAAAGAACATCTGCCTGATAATAACTGTTAGCCTATATACCTATGTTTTCTCCACAGGTATCGCAGTACTCTGCGTACATGGACTCGTAGCAGGAGCAGCAGTATGGTCGACTCTCTCTCATGATGTAACGCTGACCACCCAGCGCAGCCTCGCACTCAAAACAACAGAAGTGCTTCATGTGCCAGTATCTTCCTTCTGCCTCCGTACATTCATCTGCTAGAATAACCTAGGATTCAGACAGAACAGCAGAAGAGAGGGCGACAGAGAGGTCACTCAGCACAGTAGTGATGCTTTTTTATGGGTACAGTAATAAACAAATCAGTTGTAAAAATGAGTACTGAGGATTTGGGTTAACAAGATAGGGGGAAAAAAGATGCCACCGATGTCCTGTGGCAGGCTTAGAACTCTCGTAGGTCAGTCGTGGCAGATCCATTAGTCGACTATGTCAACTAATCTCTTAAGTCACACTGAGAAGCCATTCAAAACAAGAAGACACTGCCAGAAAAAATCTGCAAATACTCTCTACTATGCAGTGATCAGGCACATGATAAAATCTAGCAATAGTAAAACACCTGGCAGATTCTCAGTTTCTTGCTTTCTGACTTCCACCACACTGCTTTTAGAGACCTGCTGCGAAACCCTGCTGTTGAGGAGTGTTTATGGGACAGGTTGGGGATCTCGGTGAGACAGTCACCTCATCGCAGGCCTGGCAGCGGGGCTTGAGCCTCTCAGCGTGGTGCCGGCCACAGTAGATCTGTCCCTCCTGAAAGAAGTAGATCAGATCGACCAGAAGCTCACTGCAGGTGGAACACTGGAAACACTGAGGGTGCCAACAGCTGCTGTGTCCGGCCCGACTGGCAAACACTGCTATGTCTCCACCGCAGATCTGcctgccacactggaaaaatagatttgtttggggtgggggtgtggtgcAGAGGGAAGGAAGTTAGATCATATATCCTTTAACAAATGGGCAACGTTGCAGTTTGCACAGCAATTTGCTTATACAGCCCTGTAATCATTAAATCCGTGTGATGCTGTGGCCCCTGAGCTATGCCTGCATCTACATGCACCTGAACCATCTCCAGTCCTATAAAAAGATTCTTCTCCTGCATGGATcggatgtgtttttatttcacttgCATGCATTTGTGTTTATATAAGGAGAGCTTTATGCTGGCCTGTCTCATGAGGGAATcgggtttttttgtttgtttttttagatacattttttattatttttatatttttgaacacaattgaacaagaacaacaaccctctcccaccccccaccctctgcggtcttgaggaaaacaaaaacagacaaataagcaaaaacagagatcacaccttgcctagtcactctaGTTCTTGTggtgctgaggtcattaggtctgatatttgtgctgctgcgcttttccataggtctatagtcgatgatttggctttgttaatccttgctgtagagagctcaagcatagctatgtctagaaaatacgctaaccactgttttatacaaagcgagcattttcttggttgcggttgatccggctagccaaattttcctgtctcccaagcaggtgtaatttagagtcgtcgtTAAGTAACAAGACAATCGGGTGAGCAGAAAtttgacatcctatcacatcagatattattgatgttgttttattccagaactcatgcacctgttcacactcccagaccatgtgcaggaaagttccactTTGCTCAGGTATCTGCAACGTTTtctaaacataaaataaaaatgttgctcTACCTGTTGGCAAATGGCTCCCGTCATAGTTACTGGGAAGAGCCGGACGACGCCTCTGCCCAggctttcttttttcctctgcTGACTGAACAAACGCaactccttcttctcctcctcgtTCAGAGAGTTACAGTACTGGGACTGCAGGAAACAAAAAGATATTCTGGTTACCTCTTAGGTTATTTGAAATGAATAAAATCTGTGTTATAGTCTTGTTGTTCATTTTACAACTATAATTTCGAACGAATGCATTGTTTATATGCCTCCTGAAATGCATTGTCTCGTTTTGAATAGAATCCTGACTAATTCTAAAAGTGAGCATGAGAAGCAACTAGATTGTAAGTGATAAAAATTGCTAGCTTTGACTAATGCAAAACATGTTATGCATTTAATGTGTAACTGTAAATTATTTCACCCAAATGGAGCCTTAAAACTGAATTATCTTTACCAGTTCCTGTAAATACTGAGGGAACAGTGAGGTAAAATTGAGTGTCTAATAAACCCATTGAGGTATACAGCTTTCTACTGGCATTAAGAGCCTCATACAAGTCAAACGGATGGGTGTGATGCAGACATTTCTAAATATACCCATAAACAACTGCAAATAACAATAAGGTAAAATATGGGACATAGCAGTATATTATACACAATATCagccaaaaaaagtaaaaaaaaaaatgtcctgacattaaaagaaaaaaacaatgtttggaAATGTAAAGAAtaaccttaaaaaaacaacaacaacaatatatatatatatatatatatatatatatatatatatatacacacacacacacacacacacacacacacacacacacacacacacacacagcatctaTGTTATGATTTAGCACACTTGTTAGACTGAATGATTGTATGTATTTGAAATGCCACCACACTATTACAATACACCAGGAGGGAAGCCAATGTTGAGAAGCTCCAAAGTCAGGGTGACAGTGATGTTACCTCACTGTCGTGGGTTGGAAGCTGGTGCAGCAGTTGTTTGATTCGGTATCTTTCCCCTGGACTGTTCACATAAGGCACCCTGTCCTCTGGCAAGCAGCTAAAATACTGGTATACCTGTAGGAGGAGACAAGCGTGTTCACATAAAGAGCATAAATGACAGAGTACAGAGAGCCATTTATTCGTTTATAGAGCAATTTATTCAATTACAGTCATAAATCAAACACACTGaatactttttttccccataatACACCagtctgtgtatgtatgaacATGTCCAAGTGGAAGCGTGCATCATGGGTGCCTGCGTTGTCTCGACTCTGCGTCTGCTCTGCACCGCGGCTGTTACCTGTTCGGGCTTGAGCCCAGGTGGGACCCATGCGTACTCCTCGGAGGCACAGCCCGAGTCGTCGTCGGAGATGGAGTGTCTCTGGAAGTCCGACACCAGCTTCGTCATCATCTTTTCCAGCTGGCCCGGCACCGAGCGCACGGCATGCTCCTCTCGCACACACTTGCAGTGTACACAGATCTTCCTGTGGAGACAAGGAAAAGCTTTAGGCTTCATCCCTGAGGACTTTTGTGTTGCTGATTTACAACACAAGCCAAAGCTGATCAAATGTCAAATACTCAAGAAGCTGGGTGCTCCTGGTGCTTCAGGTGCTAAGGTGCAAACCACAGCGTTAACTCAAGACTTCATATTTCTACGAGTCCCTGTTTTCCAGTAGCAATTGACAATGGAGAAATACAaagaaaatatacaaaacattCAAAGTTCAGTTGATTTTTGAACCCTACAATTaagccaaaagaaaaaaactgactCTTATTAAGCCAAGGTACTTGGGCCAGCtcctaaaacaaaacaaaacttcaAGTAAAAACCCTCATATAATAACATTCATACCGGCACTCCCACAGTTTCTTTATAACCGCATTATTTACGAACACACTTTGCGTTGGAGACATCATGTCACAAACCAGCCCACACACATTCTTGAGGTTGACTCAACGGGACTCCCTGCAGCCAAATATTACTAATACAACAGTTGTCACACCGGTACACAAAAAAC
This window contains:
- the fam110a gene encoding protein FAM110A, whose product is MPLETLQHTVSKQPAMTAVAATPPRLRPKGPVGPDFYLQFKTAAGRPKQSAVERLEADKAKYVKSQGALSKQQPVRPPEVRKPLLNPGTALRPTRKTPTQTKPKQEGVQLDLEHLSNLISCDGDGATANSGDGKALGGAATSHGSPPCPTSAGAQQKKEKPCPPPRPDWSSPAKVRLKASGPARVESPGSLGSPAAGHVRRVDVMPQASPARAPSRPPQYIRQPLQPIPVHTQFPLPSHLRPFHTRTTPRPSPLKPVVAPSKPDNPLSSPAETPVPASPLLNLPLFPPPSPAITRLSSSSSRKRPSLTRSKSDMSDRYSRAGTELERFFNLCGLDPADLQLTGSNSDIVSMARFRSVSAPGSECAGSGKEDEDDEEEDAGNAAERVPYGVSVIERNARVIKWLYGLRQAKDNASKSTNL
- the prickle3 gene encoding protein prickle produces the protein MFLRGSKKRRSSRSQEEEDPDRGQPCLHCGDQCPGFRVHGWRKICVHCKCVREEHAVRSVPGQLEKMMTKLVSDFQRHSISDDDSGCASEEYAWVPPGLKPEQVYQYFSCLPEDRVPYVNSPGERYRIKQLLHQLPTHDSESQYCNSLNEEEKKELRLFSQQRKKESLGRGVVRLFPVTMTGAICQQCGRQICGGDIAVFASRAGHSSCWHPQCFQCSTCSELLVDLIYFFQEGQIYCGRHHAERLKPRCQACDEVILADECTEAEGRYWHMKHFCCFECEAALGGQRYIMRESRPYCCSCYESMYAEYCDTCGENIGIDQGQMTYEGQHWHAVESCFCCARCQLPLLGRPFLPRGGLIFCSRACSLGEDPNNSDSCDSALPSKPQHRRCDTAEKPQQPQCSSPLQPQEGTNPPITLGKDCIHTAVENRGVHCTAPVQNGLPLPSGHPHPRGSYSPLPHIHLGNGLGPSWPSDLPHYSLLPGDSGIKPPVGDLQFQRERNGNTGLTGLNSRGTSTAKDCRNWVERTNQVMQVFPPQKNSHIISPESPPLSPNNTSVLPPPLPVKSRDLMPQDSPPPNLPLPVVRPSDSPPPLSRSGTARVSFREPISSSYSVDEDEDEDENEEELREGVENQQEEDEVDGGFGSRLHLQKGIPPQMDLLDGSSYHQRSLQRGWGHCRIPSDPALHPGPERRSRRSQPDRPRLDTLDWRGEKERDSQGSANGSSLTLKLSQYKHEDCSTCSSSSDSEEEGFFLGQPIPLPPQLRKQQPEEGKDREGEEEREVQRDWGLRGSIRRRRAHSLGAKDKDKNCAIS